A genomic segment from Paenibacillus sp. FSL K6-1096 encodes:
- a CDS encoding MerR family transcriptional regulator, with amino-acid sequence MEGMTRGELARQAGLSPAAIRYYEDSGVLPVPERSANGYRLYSADDLVKLKFIKDAKSLGYSLKEIQAALALLGSRMDEEHLKELVRGKISEIDEKIASLRSIQDMLAGLLLTPQDEIRNYLKSFQSTGSKGADN; translated from the coding sequence ATGGAAGGAATGACCCGCGGCGAGCTGGCCCGGCAGGCCGGACTGAGCCCGGCAGCCATCCGGTACTATGAAGACAGCGGCGTCCTGCCTGTTCCGGAGCGGAGCGCAAACGGCTACCGGCTCTACTCTGCCGATGATCTGGTGAAGCTGAAGTTCATCAAGGACGCCAAGTCGCTTGGATATTCACTGAAGGAAATCCAGGCAGCGCTCGCCCTACTCGGCTCCAGGATGGATGAAGAGCATCTGAAGGAGCTTGTCCGCGGCAAAATCAGCGAAATCGATGAGAAGATTGCCTCTCTGCGCTCGATCCAGGACATGCTGGCGGGTCTGCTGCTGACGCCTCAGGATGAGATCCGGAACTATCTGAAATCTTTCCAGTCCACCGGCAGCAAGGGTGCAGACAACTAA
- a CDS encoding prolyl oligopeptidase family serine peptidase → MRTFEIVVIAVILAVTAGIIGMKPQRRLDAGMLLILLTALGLHGGLEHVRIQMAPAYAAALGLLMLLGFRLLRQNRRSRPRKSKRLWTSLLLAAVLLLSGISVYASRLLPVFTLPEPTGHYAIGTVARELTDENHDETKGPGGKRKLMINVWYPADPAQTLGKPKEHYPSALGEAISLVFGLPKQLFSHVTGIPTHVTGNVELSAEEASYPVLLFSPGIRSTRFQSMSVIEELVSNGYVVVGIDHPYTSAKVTYTDGDSAYYEPDPEFGTSAELYNHNVKGIAIRAADASFVMDTLEAWNAQDPDGLFQGRLDLSRAGIFGHSYGGATTAEALAQDPRFKAGVSLEGAFWGKVAKTGLKQPFMYMMSGDIAQKLAQTGPQTDPLLFEEFTPDLKSVMARSTADTYFLTVDHYIHQSFTDIALLSPSLFANGLDPVHAVDISRSYVRAFFDQYLKDEPQALLAGPAAAYPEVTFDPAYTHKRQ, encoded by the coding sequence ATGAGAACTTTCGAGATCGTAGTTATAGCTGTGATTCTTGCCGTTACAGCGGGAATAATAGGCATGAAGCCGCAGCGGCGGCTTGATGCAGGGATGCTCTTGATTCTGCTGACAGCCCTGGGATTGCATGGCGGATTGGAGCATGTCCGCATCCAGATGGCTCCGGCCTATGCCGCCGCACTGGGGCTGCTCATGCTTCTGGGCTTCAGACTTTTGAGGCAGAACCGGCGCAGCCGCCCCAGGAAGTCCAAGCGGCTATGGACAAGCCTGCTGCTGGCCGCAGTTCTACTCCTGTCCGGTATATCCGTATACGCAAGCAGGCTGTTGCCCGTGTTCACCCTGCCTGAGCCGACCGGACACTATGCTATAGGAACGGTTGCCCGGGAGCTTACCGATGAGAACCACGACGAAACTAAGGGTCCGGGCGGCAAACGGAAGCTGATGATCAATGTCTGGTATCCGGCCGATCCTGCCCAGACATTAGGGAAGCCGAAGGAGCATTACCCTTCCGCCCTTGGGGAAGCAATCAGCCTGGTATTCGGACTGCCCAAGCAGCTGTTCAGCCATGTCACCGGCATCCCTACCCATGTCACTGGTAACGTAGAGCTATCTGCTGAAGAGGCCAGCTATCCGGTGCTGCTGTTCTCGCCGGGCATCCGCTCCACCCGGTTTCAGAGCATGTCTGTCATTGAAGAATTAGTCAGCAATGGCTATGTCGTGGTGGGGATCGATCATCCCTACACCTCAGCCAAGGTCACCTATACGGATGGAGATTCGGCCTATTATGAGCCTGACCCCGAGTTCGGTACGTCAGCCGAACTGTACAACCATAATGTGAAGGGAATCGCCATCCGTGCGGCGGATGCCAGCTTTGTAATGGATACCCTGGAGGCCTGGAATGCCCAGGACCCCGATGGCCTGTTCCAGGGCAGACTGGACCTCAGCCGGGCAGGGATATTCGGACATTCTTACGGCGGAGCAACCACTGCTGAAGCTCTTGCCCAAGACCCGAGGTTCAAGGCAGGCGTCAGTCTGGAGGGAGCCTTCTGGGGTAAGGTTGCCAAGACCGGGCTGAAGCAGCCGTTCATGTATATGATGTCCGGCGATATCGCACAGAAGCTGGCCCAGACCGGCCCGCAGACGGACCCGCTGCTCTTCGAAGAATTCACTCCGGACCTGAAGTCCGTTATGGCGCGAAGCACGGCAGACACCTATTTTCTGACGGTCGATCACTATATTCATCAGAGCTTCACGGACATTGCCCTGCTGTCGCCTTCATTATTCGCCAACGGCCTTGATCCGGTGCATGCTGTAGATATTAGCAGATCGTATGTACGGGCCTTTTTCGACCAGTATCTGAAGGATGAGCCGCAAGCGCTGCTGGCAGGTCCGGCGGCAGCGTACCCGGAAGTGACATTTGACCCGGCCTATACGCACAAGAGACAATAG
- a CDS encoding acryloyl-CoA reductase, with protein sequence MTNQFQALVVNNTEPFSVEVKPLSLEELPAGEVLIKVAYSSVNYKDGLASIPNGNIVRTYPFVPGIDLSGTVVSSADSRFKEGQPVIATSYGIGVSHFGGFSEYARIPADWIVPLPEGLTLREAMIYGTAGFTAAMSVQALEAQGLAPGKGKVLVTGATGGVGGAATAILAKLGYAVTASTGRTEEAGYLQKLGAAEVISREEAGSSSGKPLDKQLWQAAVDSVGGAPLAAVLSRIAYGGAVAASGLTAGTAVPATVLPFILRGVSLLGIDSVNFPMEKRTPLWQRMAGDMKPESLDLLVDREITLDALPAALADILRSNTRGRVLVRLS encoded by the coding sequence ATGACTAACCAATTTCAAGCTCTCGTAGTAAACAACACCGAACCGTTCTCTGTAGAGGTCAAGCCGCTGTCCCTGGAGGAACTGCCTGCCGGAGAGGTGCTAATCAAGGTCGCTTATTCCAGTGTAAACTATAAAGACGGATTGGCAAGCATTCCGAATGGTAATATTGTGCGGACTTACCCTTTTGTCCCTGGAATTGACCTGTCAGGAACAGTAGTGTCCTCAGCCGACAGCCGCTTCAAGGAAGGACAGCCTGTCATAGCTACCAGCTACGGCATCGGCGTCTCCCATTTCGGCGGCTTCAGCGAATATGCGCGTATTCCTGCAGACTGGATCGTTCCTCTGCCGGAGGGCCTGACCCTGCGGGAAGCGATGATCTACGGCACAGCCGGCTTCACGGCCGCCATGTCTGTCCAGGCGCTGGAAGCGCAGGGGTTGGCTCCAGGTAAAGGCAAAGTGCTCGTCACCGGAGCCACCGGCGGTGTCGGCGGCGCGGCTACCGCCATCCTGGCGAAGCTGGGCTATGCGGTCACTGCCAGTACAGGCCGAACCGAAGAAGCCGGTTATCTGCAAAAGCTGGGCGCAGCGGAGGTCATCTCCCGCGAGGAGGCGGGCAGCAGCAGCGGGAAGCCGCTGGATAAGCAGCTCTGGCAGGCCGCCGTGGATTCTGTCGGCGGCGCTCCGCTGGCCGCTGTGCTGAGCAGAATCGCCTATGGCGGTGCGGTAGCGGCAAGCGGCTTAACCGCAGGCACCGCCGTGCCTGCGACCGTATTGCCGTTTATTCTGCGCGGGGTCAGCCTGCTGGGCATTGATTCTGTGAACTTCCCTATGGAGAAGCGGACGCCGCTCTGGCAGCGTATGGCTGGCGATATGAAGCCTGAATCGCTTGACCTGCTGGTGGACCGCGAGATTACGCTCGATGCGCTGCCTGCCGCGCTGGCGGATATTCTCCGTTCGAACACCCGGGGCCGCGTGCTGGTCCGCCTGTCATAG
- a CDS encoding NAD-dependent malic enzyme, with the protein MSIATTMIIRLEIRKSEASFGDVASRLAAAGGDIVAIDVIRGGQDVTTRDLTVNVQDAANEEIINVLKNMPGIRVINVSDRTFLAHLGGKIEVTPKMPIKNREDLSRVYTPGVARVCTAIAEDPGKAYSLTMKRNTVAVVSDGTAVLGLGDIGPEAAMPVMEGKAMLFKQLAGIDAFPLCLDTKDPEEIIRIVKAVAPGFGGINLEDISSPRCFEIERRLEEELDIPVFHDDQHGTSVVALAGLLNALQVVGKTLEDSRIVVVGIGAAGVSVCRLLLAAGAKQLYAVDREGILNRNESYDNSEWSWLAEATNPENLSGGLDEAVRGADVFIGVSRGGILQVSHLESMAPDRIVFAMANPTPEIDPELAEPYVRVLATGRSDYPNQINNVLCFPGIFRGALDCRAKTVNQEMKLAAAQAIAAVVHPDERNEQYIIPSIFNEKVVEQVRLAVIQAAIATGIARRIPPDVG; encoded by the coding sequence ATGTCCATTGCAACAACGATGATTATCCGGCTCGAAATCCGTAAGTCCGAGGCTTCTTTTGGAGATGTGGCGTCCAGGCTGGCCGCTGCCGGCGGTGATATTGTCGCGATCGACGTTATACGCGGCGGCCAGGATGTGACCACCCGTGACCTGACCGTGAATGTGCAGGATGCGGCGAATGAAGAGATCATTAACGTGCTCAAGAATATGCCGGGGATCAGGGTGATTAACGTCTCTGACCGTACCTTCCTGGCCCATCTCGGCGGCAAAATCGAGGTAACTCCGAAGATGCCGATCAAGAACCGCGAGGATCTGTCCCGGGTCTATACTCCTGGTGTGGCCCGCGTCTGCACTGCGATTGCTGAAGATCCGGGCAAGGCCTACTCCCTGACGATGAAAAGAAATACCGTAGCGGTGGTCTCCGACGGCACCGCTGTGCTTGGACTGGGCGATATCGGGCCGGAGGCGGCGATGCCGGTGATGGAAGGCAAGGCGATGCTGTTCAAGCAGCTTGCGGGCATTGATGCTTTTCCGCTATGTCTGGACACCAAGGACCCGGAAGAAATCATCCGGATTGTGAAAGCGGTTGCGCCCGGCTTCGGCGGCATCAACCTGGAGGATATCAGCTCCCCGCGCTGCTTCGAGATTGAGCGGCGGCTGGAGGAGGAGCTGGATATTCCGGTCTTCCACGATGACCAGCATGGGACCTCGGTTGTTGCGCTGGCTGGCTTGCTGAATGCGCTCCAGGTGGTGGGCAAGACGCTGGAGGACTCCAGAATCGTGGTTGTCGGCATCGGGGCGGCTGGCGTGTCGGTCTGCCGTCTGCTGCTGGCGGCGGGTGCGAAGCAGCTCTATGCGGTGGACCGGGAAGGGATACTGAACCGGAACGAGAGCTACGACAATTCCGAATGGAGCTGGCTGGCCGAAGCCACGAATCCCGAGAATCTGAGCGGCGGGCTGGATGAGGCGGTGCGCGGAGCAGATGTGTTCATCGGAGTGTCCAGAGGCGGAATTCTGCAGGTGAGTCACCTGGAAAGTATGGCCCCGGACCGCATCGTTTTTGCCATGGCCAATCCTACCCCGGAGATCGATCCGGAGCTGGCCGAGCCTTATGTGCGGGTGCTGGCGACCGGAAGAAGCGATTACCCGAACCAGATCAATAATGTGCTGTGCTTCCCGGGAATCTTCCGCGGCGCGCTGGACTGCCGGGCGAAGACGGTGAATCAGGAGATGAAGCTGGCAGCGGCACAGGCTATTGCCGCCGTGGTTCACCCGGATGAACGGAATGAGCAGTACATTATTCCGAGTATTTTCAATGAGAAGGTAGTGGAGCAGGTGCGTCTTGCTGTGATCCAGGCCGCGATTGCCACCGGCATCGCCCGGCGCATTCCGCCGGATGTGGGCTGA
- a CDS encoding AAA family ATPase yields MYRRIHIMGASGVGTTTLGQALAARLPHVQLDSDDYYWEQKYSIKSDVAARLSRIQADLKRNEPWILSGALCGWGDPLRDTFDLVIFLWIPEELRLQRLRAREYERYGDEGLPGGAKYEDVESFIDWAAQYDTGGMEVRSRMLHEEWMAGLSCDLLRLEEDLTVEERVEAVLQYMSR; encoded by the coding sequence ATGTACCGCAGAATTCATATCATGGGAGCTTCCGGGGTGGGAACGACTACCTTGGGCCAGGCGCTGGCCGCGAGGCTTCCGCATGTTCAATTGGACAGTGACGACTACTACTGGGAACAGAAATACAGCATCAAGAGCGATGTTGCCGCACGTCTGAGCAGAATACAGGCGGACTTGAAGCGGAATGAGCCGTGGATTCTGTCCGGTGCACTCTGCGGCTGGGGTGATCCGCTGCGGGACACTTTTGACCTGGTGATATTCTTGTGGATTCCGGAGGAGCTTCGCCTGCAGCGGCTGCGGGCGCGGGAGTATGAACGTTACGGGGATGAGGGTCTGCCGGGCGGCGCTAAATATGAGGATGTTGAGAGCTTCATTGATTGGGCGGCGCAGTACGATACGGGCGGAATGGAGGTCCGCAGCCGGATGCTGCATGAGGAGTGGATGGCTGGTCTAAGCTGTGATCTGCTGCGGCTGGAAGAGGATCTTACGGTGGAGGAACGGGTAGAGGCCGTACTGCAATACATGTCACGTTAA
- a CDS encoding GNAT family N-acetyltransferase, which translates to MITIEPIGFESLEALNTLYHELMGAPTDPVKLESAFRKIREDDRYVLLGAFVDGELLGSLMGIVCQDLVGDCRPFMVIENVVVSSRARRQGLGKKLMTAIEAVAHERDCYYIIFVSGEKRKEAHIFYEAMGYREEKVEGYRKHLSSH; encoded by the coding sequence ATGATAACCATCGAACCAATCGGATTTGAATCGCTGGAAGCATTGAACACACTCTACCATGAATTAATGGGCGCGCCGACGGACCCGGTGAAGCTGGAAAGCGCTTTTCGGAAGATCCGGGAGGATGACCGTTATGTGCTGCTGGGTGCTTTTGTAGACGGGGAATTGCTGGGCTCGTTGATGGGGATTGTCTGCCAGGACCTGGTCGGCGATTGCCGCCCGTTCATGGTCATTGAGAATGTGGTCGTGTCATCACGCGCCCGGCGGCAGGGTCTCGGCAAGAAGCTGATGACCGCCATTGAAGCGGTTGCGCATGAGCGGGACTGCTATTACATCATTTTCGTGTCCGGGGAGAAGCGGAAGGAAGCACATATTTTCTATGAGGCAATGGGGTACAGGGAGGAGAAGGTCGAGGGGTACCGGAAGCATCTTAGCTCGCATTAG
- a CDS encoding response regulator transcription factor: protein MLKPICKVLIVDDEVLVRQGIKYVLDWEQEGFQIVGEAANGREALDSLPTLQPHIILTDIVMPVMDGEEFTRLVKRDYPATQVIVLSSFSEFHYVRSTFQHGVADYILKPKLEAGALLQVLKMTRERIPELSEAGGQTEAAAQPLDSLLGRMLSGYRLPPEGEAEVKRQLPYEGFALLGWELAQQAAAITTISGELRKRVPGLVPCVLPGTEPPGTTYMLLNLPEAHWPQLLEAVNHLADTLAGQETEIRLTLSRRFSSLSELAAVQQESNARLQQCRFFRPDQILLVQGEQSVQETPLPKFNLTQFTDQLKRQQLAEAFGDLHQHVAALSRRDDGDVYQFKSFLGNIIFNITNQFSHLPELEDGKYGLFRAVDEAVTAEQAMQILDDYLARIMELTSSAAAAPGGNTNMTRLLQYIEEHYTEPLTLTELARHFHFNPSYLSSLFTTYNHEGFKEHLNTVRTGKAAELLRAGEAPIAEISSMVGYGDHSYFCKVFKKYYGLSPSGYRRQYYGQE from the coding sequence ATGTTGAAGCCAATATGCAAGGTGCTGATTGTGGACGATGAAGTCCTGGTGCGGCAAGGGATTAAATATGTGCTGGACTGGGAGCAGGAAGGATTCCAGATTGTGGGCGAAGCGGCTAACGGGCGGGAAGCGCTGGATTCGCTGCCGACCCTGCAGCCGCATATCATCCTTACGGATATTGTCATGCCGGTGATGGATGGCGAGGAGTTCACCCGGCTGGTGAAGCGCGATTATCCGGCTACCCAGGTAATTGTGTTAAGCAGCTTCAGCGAGTTCCATTATGTGCGCTCGACGTTCCAGCATGGGGTGGCGGATTATATTCTGAAGCCGAAGCTGGAAGCCGGAGCCTTATTGCAGGTGTTAAAAATGACCCGGGAACGCATCCCGGAACTGAGTGAAGCCGGAGGACAAACGGAGGCAGCCGCGCAGCCGCTGGATAGCCTGCTCGGCCGGATGCTGTCCGGTTACCGGCTGCCGCCGGAGGGCGAAGCGGAGGTGAAGCGGCAGCTTCCGTATGAAGGCTTCGCGCTGCTGGGCTGGGAGCTGGCACAGCAAGCCGCCGCCATCACTACCATTAGCGGAGAACTACGCAAGCGTGTTCCGGGACTGGTGCCCTGCGTTCTTCCAGGCACAGAGCCACCGGGGACTACTTACATGCTGCTTAATCTGCCGGAGGCCCATTGGCCGCAGCTGCTGGAGGCTGTAAACCACTTGGCCGATACACTGGCCGGGCAAGAAACAGAAATTAGGCTGACATTAAGCCGGAGATTCAGTTCGCTCAGCGAACTGGCGGCCGTCCAGCAGGAGAGCAATGCGAGACTACAGCAGTGCCGGTTCTTCAGGCCGGATCAGATCCTGCTCGTCCAAGGAGAACAGTCAGTTCAGGAGACTCCACTGCCCAAGTTCAATCTTACGCAGTTCACAGACCAGTTGAAGCGGCAGCAACTGGCGGAAGCATTCGGTGACCTGCATCAGCATGTGGCTGCGCTCAGCCGCCGGGATGACGGGGATGTGTATCAGTTCAAGTCCTTCCTGGGCAATATCATCTTCAATATTACGAATCAATTCAGCCATCTGCCGGAGCTGGAGGATGGCAAATACGGCCTGTTCCGGGCCGTCGATGAAGCGGTTACGGCAGAGCAGGCCATGCAGATACTGGATGATTACCTGGCCCGGATTATGGAGCTGACTTCATCGGCAGCGGCTGCACCGGGCGGCAATACCAATATGACGAGGCTGCTTCAGTACATAGAAGAGCATTATACTGAGCCGCTGACCCTAACGGAGCTGGCCCGTCATTTTCATTTCAATCCTTCGTATCTGTCGAGCCTGTTCACGACCTATAATCACGAAGGCTTCAAGGAGCATCTGAACACGGTCCGCACAGGCAAGGCGGCAGAGCTGCTGCGGGCCGGGGAGGCGCCTATAGCGGAGATTAGCAGTATGGTCGGGTACGGGGACCACAGCTATTTTTGCAAAGTGTTCAAGAAGTATTACGGCTTATCCCCCAGCGGCTACCGGCGTCAGTATTACGGGCAGGAGTAG
- a CDS encoding sensor histidine kinase — protein MRRYWERFKFHSLFIKIFIVMLFSIIAVAIASSWTTVRMSEKLFMNTFSITNSKVISQIKASFEAFHYSVVTATNNTQLSGTIRSFLSEEDSDSLRMLRTYYNMTTQMKKIQSTLDAYQVGIKILGKNGRSYSTNTNNLLMSDRELEQHELTRNTLAEPKRLMYQFYEETVQDSPQKQAMIVGSKALMDRTSGDIYGTLYFTIHEQDFRSFYGSFVSNGNDVAILNKQGVIVSSNRSELMGRQAVDLLQVAREIEEQQLAYQNIDFQGTDSILIADYLPSYDFYIVNLIDKQTALGQMVNGKMVVLFCSAIVAVALIVVFLIFRRLTRSLTLLTRQMSKITERNFHNYITVTGSFEVQELGHAYNYMLDELNEYVEKLVETQKEQRNAELAALQHQINPHFLYNTLASVKFLVQQGSQEKAVQTIHALISMLQNALSNVSESITVAQELENLKSYVFINHVRYGERIRVNFFVSPDCMEYHLPKLIIQPFIENAFFHAFTRKSGGYIHILISRDAGSLLCEVVDNGDGMDTGAADLPMSGLAAKRQLFTGIGIRNVHDRLVLMYGEEYGVTIKSTPDEGTAIRIRLPLMKE, from the coding sequence ATGCGCAGATACTGGGAGCGGTTCAAATTCCACAGCCTGTTTATCAAAATCTTCATCGTCATGCTGTTCAGCATCATCGCCGTAGCCATCGCCTCCTCCTGGACGACTGTCCGTATGTCGGAAAAGCTGTTCATGAATACGTTCAGCATTACGAATTCCAAGGTGATCAGCCAGATTAAGGCGAGCTTTGAAGCTTTTCATTACTCGGTCGTAACGGCCACCAACAATACCCAGCTAAGCGGCACCATCCGCTCCTTCCTGAGTGAGGAGGACTCGGACTCCCTGCGGATGCTGCGGACCTATTACAACATGACCACGCAGATGAAGAAGATCCAATCTACGCTCGATGCCTACCAGGTTGGGATCAAAATCCTGGGCAAAAACGGCCGCAGCTACTCCACCAACACGAACAATCTGCTGATGAGTGACCGCGAGCTTGAGCAGCATGAGCTGACACGGAATACGCTGGCTGAGCCGAAACGGCTGATGTACCAGTTCTATGAGGAGACGGTGCAGGATTCGCCGCAGAAGCAGGCGATGATCGTGGGCAGCAAGGCGCTGATGGACCGGACGAGCGGCGATATATACGGGACGCTGTATTTTACCATTCATGAACAGGATTTCCGCTCCTTCTACGGGAGCTTTGTCAGTAACGGGAACGATGTGGCAATTCTCAATAAGCAGGGAGTTATTGTATCCAGTAACCGAAGTGAGCTGATGGGCCGGCAGGCAGTGGATCTGTTGCAGGTGGCGAGGGAGATTGAGGAGCAGCAGCTTGCTTACCAGAACATTGATTTCCAGGGGACCGATTCGATTCTGATTGCGGATTACCTGCCGTCTTATGATTTCTATATTGTGAACCTGATCGATAAGCAGACGGCCCTCGGCCAGATGGTTAACGGTAAAATGGTCGTGCTGTTCTGCTCAGCCATCGTGGCCGTGGCCCTGATCGTAGTGTTCCTAATCTTCAGAAGGCTGACCCGGTCGCTCACGCTGCTTACCCGGCAGATGTCCAAAATCACCGAGCGTAACTTCCACAATTACATTACGGTTACGGGCAGCTTTGAAGTTCAGGAGCTGGGCCATGCCTATAACTATATGCTGGATGAGCTAAATGAATATGTCGAGAAGCTGGTGGAGACGCAGAAGGAGCAGCGGAATGCCGAGCTTGCGGCCTTGCAGCATCAGATTAACCCGCATTTTCTGTACAATACGCTGGCCTCGGTGAAATTCCTGGTGCAGCAGGGCAGTCAGGAGAAGGCGGTGCAGACGATTCATGCGCTGATCTCGATGCTGCAGAACGCACTGAGCAATGTCAGTGAGAGCATTACCGTGGCGCAGGAGCTGGAGAATCTGAAGTCTTATGTGTTCATCAACCATGTGCGGTACGGCGAACGGATCAGGGTGAATTTCTTCGTCTCCCCGGATTGTATGGAATACCACCTGCCGAAGCTGATTATTCAGCCGTTTATTGAGAATGCCTTCTTCCATGCGTTCACGCGCAAAAGCGGCGGATATATCCATATCCTCATCTCCCGGGATGCCGGATCTCTGCTCTGTGAGGTGGTTGACAACGGGGACGGGATGGACACCGGAGCAGCAGATCTGCCCATGTCCGGCCTGGCGGCGAAGCGCCAGCTGTTCACCGGAATCGGTATCCGCAATGTGCATGACCGGCTGGTGCTGATGTACGGCGAAGAGTATGGAGTCACTATTAAGAGTACCCCAGACGAGGGGACCGCGATCCGAATCCGCCTGCCCCTGATGAAGGAGTGA
- a CDS encoding extracellular solute-binding protein, with protein sequence MKKGFALVLICLLLLTACSSNSGSKNTGSGADAGKTENTAASEPAQAKEITIWAWDPAFNIAALEVAKAEYAKTNPDVNINIVEYAQADIIQKLNTGLNSGTTKGLPNIVLIEDYRSQSFLQSYKDSFYDLSSSIKGADFADYKSGPTSLDGKQYGVPFDSGVTGLYVRTDYLEQAGYKLADLQDIDWKQYIEIGKAVKEKTGKALITLDPNDLGLIRVMIQSAGEWYLKEDGKTPNLAGNAPLKEAFEIYKELTESNVAKVHADWSQFVAALNSGDVASVPTGNWITPSITAEASQSGKWGIAPLPKLTANESVHASNLGGSSWYVMNVDGKETAADFMAKTFGSNVEMYQKLLTDIGVIGTFKAAAGGEAYSQGNEFFSGQKVVADFAAWTEQIPSVNYGINTYAIEDILIVEMQNYLNGKDIDSVLNDAQAQAESQIK encoded by the coding sequence ATGAAAAAAGGCTTTGCGTTAGTCCTGATTTGCCTGCTTCTGCTTACGGCCTGCAGCTCGAACTCCGGCTCCAAGAACACCGGCAGCGGAGCGGATGCTGGAAAGACAGAGAATACAGCAGCTTCAGAGCCTGCACAGGCGAAGGAAATTACGATTTGGGCTTGGGACCCTGCTTTTAACATTGCTGCATTAGAAGTAGCCAAGGCCGAATATGCCAAGACGAACCCGGATGTGAACATTAACATTGTGGAATACGCCCAGGCGGATATTATCCAGAAGCTGAACACGGGGTTGAATTCCGGGACCACCAAGGGTCTGCCGAACATCGTGCTGATTGAGGATTACCGTTCCCAGAGCTTCCTCCAGTCCTACAAGGATTCCTTCTACGATCTGAGCAGCTCGATCAAGGGCGCTGACTTCGCAGATTACAAAAGCGGGCCGACCAGTCTGGACGGGAAGCAGTACGGGGTTCCTTTTGACTCTGGCGTCACCGGACTCTATGTCAGAACGGACTATCTGGAGCAGGCAGGCTACAAGCTGGCTGATCTGCAGGATATTGACTGGAAGCAATATATTGAAATTGGCAAAGCCGTGAAAGAGAAAACGGGCAAGGCGCTGATTACGCTGGACCCGAACGACCTCGGGCTGATCCGGGTGATGATTCAATCCGCAGGCGAGTGGTATCTGAAGGAAGACGGCAAGACGCCGAATCTGGCGGGTAATGCGCCGCTTAAGGAAGCTTTTGAAATCTATAAGGAGCTGACTGAATCTAACGTAGCCAAGGTGCATGCGGACTGGAGCCAATTCGTGGCCGCTCTGAACAGCGGCGATGTAGCCTCCGTGCCGACAGGCAACTGGATCACCCCTTCGATTACGGCGGAAGCGTCCCAATCCGGCAAGTGGGGCATTGCACCGCTTCCTAAGCTGACTGCGAACGAATCTGTTCATGCGTCGAACTTAGGCGGCAGCTCCTGGTATGTCATGAATGTGGACGGCAAGGAGACGGCAGCGGACTTCATGGCGAAGACCTTCGGCTCGAATGTGGAAATGTACCAGAAGCTGCTCACGGACATCGGTGTTATTGGTACCTTCAAAGCGGCTGCGGGCGGAGAGGCTTACAGCCAGGGTAATGAATTCTTCAGCGGCCAAAAGGTGGTAGCGGATTTCGCGGCCTGGACGGAGCAGATCCCCAGCGTCAATTACGGAATCAACACGTATGCGATTGAAGACATCCTGATTGTAGAGATGCAGAATTATCTGAACGGCAAGGATATTGACAGCGTGCTGAACGATGCTCAGGCTCAAGCCGAGTCACAGATTAAATAG
- a CDS encoding sugar ABC transporter permease — protein sequence MQHTHSKLKLRTKSVLTGWSFVLLAVILIFVFYFYPMLQALILSFQTGTGGNLTFTGFDNYSRLLSDQTFLVSVKNTFIYLLVQVPLMIILALFISVLLNDSKLRFKGFYRTAIFLPCVTSLVAYSVVFKYLFAGNGLVNTLLLKLHLVSAPIEWITDPFWAKITIIIAITWRWTGYNMIFYLSALQNIDHSIYEAARIDGASASRQFFGITVPLLKPIILFTSITSTIGTLQLFDEVMNITKGGPGNATQTISQYIYNLSFKYSADFGYAATVSYSIVIMIALLSVIQFKVAGDKNG from the coding sequence GTGCAGCATACCCATTCAAAACTTAAGCTCCGCACCAAAAGCGTGTTAACCGGATGGTCCTTCGTCCTGCTTGCGGTCATTCTGATCTTCGTCTTCTATTTCTATCCGATGCTTCAGGCACTTATTCTGTCGTTCCAGACGGGAACGGGCGGCAATCTTACCTTCACCGGCTTCGACAACTATTCACGGCTTCTGTCCGACCAGACGTTCCTTGTCTCCGTTAAGAACACCTTCATCTATCTGCTGGTTCAAGTGCCGCTGATGATCATCCTCGCGCTGTTTATCTCGGTGCTGCTGAATGACAGCAAGCTGAGATTCAAGGGATTTTACCGGACGGCGATCTTCTTGCCTTGTGTCACTTCGCTGGTTGCGTATTCCGTGGTCTTCAAATATCTGTTCGCCGGCAATGGGCTGGTCAATACGCTGCTGCTGAAGCTCCATCTGGTCAGTGCCCCGATTGAATGGATCACCGATCCGTTCTGGGCTAAAATCACCATTATCATTGCAATTACCTGGCGCTGGACGGGTTATAATATGATCTTTTACCTGTCAGCCCTGCAAAATATCGATCACTCCATCTACGAGGCCGCCAGAATTGACGGAGCATCGGCTTCCCGCCAGTTCTTCGGAATTACGGTCCCGCTGCTGAAGCCGATCATCCTGTTCACCTCAATCACCTCAACCATCGGCACGCTGCAATTGTTCGACGAGGTTATGAATATTACGAAGGGCGGCCCGGGCAACGCGACCCAGACGATCTCCCAGTATATCTACAATTTGTCGTTCAAGTATTCAGCGGACTTCGGGTATGCAGCCACCGTATCGTATTCCATCGTGATTATGATTGCACTGCTCTCGGTGATCCAGTTCAAAGTGGCAGGTGATAAGAATGGCTAA